A window of the Thalassospira sp. TSL5-1 genome harbors these coding sequences:
- a CDS encoding NAD(P)-dependent oxidoreductase — protein sequence MTTTIGFLGAGRMASAMIGCLIDKGFDIRVWNRSGEKLAPLVALGATACASPAETVEGCRYVISFMADDVASRAVWLGDDGALDAIEPGTIAIECSTLSHAYVLELADIMEAQNIPYIDAPVTAVPEQVARGETVFLIGAELAVLDRARPVLEAVASKIIHFGPTGSGTVYKLMNNLLGAVHIAAAAELVAIAQKAGLNGEQVAQTFLEGPLASGPAKLTLPGMISGNHHEGIHFTTALRAKDAGYAMQLAQEMRQAVPVGNAACSVFEHATDAGLGDLAQSAIIDILMPRRA from the coding sequence ATGACCACAACCATCGGCTTTCTCGGTGCCGGACGCATGGCGAGTGCCATGATCGGCTGTCTGATCGACAAGGGCTTTGATATTCGCGTCTGGAATCGCAGCGGCGAGAAACTGGCACCGCTCGTCGCACTGGGGGCAACAGCATGCGCCAGCCCGGCCGAAACAGTCGAAGGATGCCGTTATGTCATATCCTTTATGGCCGATGATGTGGCGTCGCGTGCCGTTTGGCTGGGTGATGACGGCGCGCTTGACGCAATTGAACCGGGTACAATTGCGATCGAATGCTCCACCCTGTCCCATGCCTATGTGCTGGAACTGGCCGACATTATGGAGGCCCAAAACATCCCCTATATCGACGCGCCCGTCACAGCCGTGCCCGAACAGGTGGCACGGGGGGAAACCGTGTTTCTGATTGGGGCGGAGCTGGCTGTTCTGGACCGTGCCCGCCCGGTATTGGAGGCTGTTGCCAGCAAGATCATTCATTTTGGCCCGACCGGCAGCGGCACGGTTTACAAACTGATGAACAACCTTTTGGGTGCCGTGCATATCGCTGCTGCCGCCGAACTGGTGGCAATTGCCCAAAAGGCCGGGCTGAATGGTGAACAGGTAGCCCAGACTTTTCTGGAAGGCCCGCTTGCCAGCGGCCCGGCCAAGCTGACATTGCCGGGCATGATCAGCGGCAACCACCATGAGGGCATTCATTTTACCACCGCCCTTCGCGCCAAGGATGCCGGTTATGCCATGCAACTGGCACAGGAAATGCGACAGGCCGTGCCGGTGGGCAATGCCGCCTGTTCGGTTTTTGAACACGCCACCGATGCCGGACTGGGCGACCTTGCACAAAGTGCAATCATTGACATCCTGATGCCTCGCAGGGCCTGA
- a CDS encoding alpha/beta hydrolase yields the protein MTDQQASETGNPHPDPEELSATMAEIAERSQRLVADFLARQAEDPEIADPDPLNIGSAFMELCTHMMQNPTKLVEAQMQLWQNYMQLWQNTTLRMLGQDADPIVTPPKGDRRFRDEAWQDNEVFDYIKQSYLLSSQWIQGLVHDVDGLDEKTAQKVDFYTRQFVDAISPTNFLMTNPEVLRATVESGGENLVKGLQNLLDDLERGKGKLQIKMTDLNAFKVGENVATTPGAVIGKTDLMELLQYTPSTDKVAKRPLMIIPPWINKYYILDLRPENSFIKWAVDQGHTVFVLSWVNPDSELAEKSFSDYAKEGVLAALDMIKEATGEDEVNAIGYCLGGTLLASVLAYMAKTKDERIKSATFFTTLTDFEKPGELSVFVDEEQIESLEHRMEKEGYLDGRDMATSFNMLRANDLIWSFVVNNYMLGKDPFPFDLLYWNSDSTRMPKAMHSFYLRNMYQKNLLREPGGISILGERIDLRDIKIPVYFLSTREDHIAPWKATYAGTQLMSGQVKFVLSASGHIAGVVNPPAANKYCHWTYNRNPADPDQWLEKATQHDGSWWTDWQNWISRRSGGQIDARKPGDGDRKVIGPAPGEYVKVRL from the coding sequence ATGACCGATCAACAGGCCAGCGAAACCGGAAATCCTCATCCCGACCCCGAAGAGCTCTCGGCCACGATGGCCGAAATTGCCGAAAGGAGCCAGCGTCTTGTTGCGGATTTTCTGGCACGCCAGGCCGAAGACCCAGAAATCGCCGATCCCGACCCGTTAAATATCGGTTCTGCCTTCATGGAACTGTGCACGCATATGATGCAAAACCCGACCAAACTGGTCGAGGCACAGATGCAACTTTGGCAGAATTACATGCAGTTGTGGCAGAATACCACGCTACGCATGCTGGGCCAGGATGCCGACCCCATTGTGACCCCACCCAAAGGCGACCGTCGTTTTCGCGACGAAGCCTGGCAGGACAACGAGGTTTTTGACTACATCAAACAGTCCTATCTTTTGTCGTCGCAGTGGATTCAAGGGCTGGTCCATGATGTGGACGGGCTGGATGAAAAAACTGCCCAGAAGGTGGATTTTTATACCCGCCAGTTCGTCGATGCCATTTCGCCAACCAATTTTTTGATGACCAACCCGGAAGTTTTGCGCGCGACCGTCGAATCGGGTGGGGAAAATCTGGTCAAGGGTTTGCAAAACCTGCTTGATGATCTGGAACGTGGCAAAGGCAAACTGCAAATCAAGATGACCGATCTTAATGCCTTTAAGGTTGGCGAAAATGTTGCCACGACACCGGGTGCCGTTATTGGCAAAACCGACCTGATGGAATTGCTGCAATATACGCCATCGACCGACAAGGTTGCCAAACGCCCGCTGATGATTATTCCGCCCTGGATCAACAAATATTACATTCTGGATTTGCGACCGGAAAATTCCTTCATCAAATGGGCCGTGGACCAGGGCCACACCGTTTTTGTCCTGTCCTGGGTCAACCCCGATAGCGAACTGGCGGAAAAATCCTTCTCCGATTACGCCAAGGAAGGCGTTCTGGCCGCCCTTGACATGATCAAGGAAGCCACCGGCGAAGATGAAGTCAATGCCATTGGCTATTGCCTGGGCGGCACCCTGCTTGCCTCTGTCTTGGCTTATATGGCAAAAACGAAGGACGAGCGTATTAAATCGGCGACCTTCTTTACCACCCTGACCGATTTTGAAAAACCCGGCGAGCTTTCTGTTTTTGTTGATGAAGAACAGATCGAAAGCCTGGAACATCGCATGGAAAAGGAAGGATATCTCGACGGTCGCGATATGGCGACATCCTTTAACATGCTGCGCGCCAATGACCTGATCTGGTCGTTTGTCGTTAACAATTACATGCTGGGCAAAGACCCCTTCCCGTTTGATCTGCTGTACTGGAATTCGGATTCCACCCGGATGCCCAAGGCCATGCACAGTTTTTATCTGCGCAACATGTACCAGAAAAACCTGCTGCGCGAGCCGGGTGGCATCAGCATTCTTGGCGAACGCATTGACCTGCGCGATATTAAAATTCCGGTTTATTTCCTTTCCACCCGCGAAGACCATATCGCACCGTGGAAGGCCACCTATGCCGGAACCCAGTTAATGTCCGGACAGGTGAAATTCGTCCTTTCGGCGTCTGGTCATATTGCGGGTGTGGTCAACCCGCCAGCAGCGAATAAATATTGCCACTGGACCTATAACCGCAACCCGGCCGACCCGGATCAATGGCTGGAAAAAGCCACCCAGCATGACGGTTCCTGGTGGACCGACTGGCAAAACTGGATCAGCCGGCGCAGCGGCGGCCAGATCGATGCCCGCAAACCGGGTGATGGCGACCGCAAAGTTATCGGCCCGGCACCGGGTGAATATGTAAAGGTTCGCCTGTAA
- a CDS encoding OmpA family protein, whose translation MGVSKRTLRAGHKQPGLRGLLKAGSALAVILMLGACSSVPDAINPVEWGKNIGDAFSGQEGPEKSQEPIPGQDKDYPRLADTPDRPVVADEGERQTLLAGLAADRANARYTTAPGQSGTTGTKSVTSSAASGGQQARGANSATAGAMQSAANTAETLPAPAKSMPEPKPAELKVTPLSKVEPSPSGSRIVDQWNAKAAEQSASAPKPADIPAAPNLTAKDVAPAAGETGAEQAARAESKATLQDAPPVPAAPNLAPKKLQAEPPVPGKVSSSPSPATSAPASSANSAAPAEDPVMSQYKSRLAEGEGQFDRTPMPSGTGNKASGDFDYSMYSDNGSVKVDESQLQDGVPPAPALNGNGPAVSQLGETPDELLASRLGVKAVDQLAAANAKSQVAQIQFAYGSAKLSSVDVGVLRKVSLAWKKHRNAHVMVIGHASSKTENMSLAEHEKANRMISERRASAVINQLLALGVNPEAVYVSAEGASDPRYFEGVPAGEAGNRRVEIFMDY comes from the coding sequence ATGGGTGTCTCGAAACGGACTTTGCGCGCCGGGCATAAACAGCCGGGCTTGCGCGGCCTTCTTAAAGCAGGGTCAGCATTGGCCGTGATCTTGATGCTGGGGGCCTGTTCGTCGGTGCCTGATGCCATCAATCCCGTCGAATGGGGCAAAAATATTGGCGATGCGTTTTCCGGGCAGGAGGGGCCGGAAAAATCACAGGAGCCGATTCCCGGTCAGGATAAGGATTATCCCCGTCTTGCCGATACCCCCGACCGTCCGGTCGTGGCGGATGAAGGCGAACGCCAAACGCTGTTGGCGGGCCTGGCGGCAGACCGCGCCAATGCCCGTTATACGACAGCACCGGGGCAGTCTGGCACGACTGGCACCAAATCGGTAACGTCGTCTGCCGCAAGTGGCGGTCAACAGGCGCGCGGCGCAAATTCCGCAACTGCCGGGGCGATGCAATCGGCCGCAAATACGGCTGAAACACTGCCTGCTCCTGCCAAATCCATGCCCGAACCCAAACCGGCAGAGTTGAAGGTAACGCCGCTTTCCAAGGTGGAGCCATCGCCGAGCGGTTCGCGTATTGTTGATCAATGGAATGCCAAGGCTGCGGAACAGTCTGCTTCGGCTCCCAAACCGGCCGATATTCCCGCAGCGCCGAATTTGACGGCAAAGGATGTTGCCCCTGCTGCTGGCGAAACCGGGGCTGAACAGGCAGCACGGGCCGAAAGCAAGGCAACCTTGCAGGATGCACCGCCGGTTCCGGCAGCGCCCAATCTGGCGCCGAAAAAATTGCAGGCCGAACCGCCTGTACCGGGCAAGGTTTCATCAAGCCCGTCCCCGGCCACGTCTGCTCCGGCCTCATCTGCCAACTCTGCAGCACCGGCCGAAGACCCGGTCATGAGCCAGTATAAAAGCCGCCTTGCCGAAGGCGAGGGGCAGTTTGACCGCACACCGATGCCATCAGGCACAGGCAACAAGGCATCGGGCGATTTTGATTATTCGATGTATAGCGATAACGGATCGGTCAAGGTTGATGAAAGCCAGCTGCAGGATGGTGTGCCACCGGCACCGGCCCTTAATGGCAATGGTCCGGCAGTAAGTCAGCTTGGTGAAACGCCTGATGAATTGCTGGCATCGCGTCTTGGGGTCAAGGCGGTTGATCAGCTTGCGGCAGCAAACGCGAAATCGCAGGTGGCGCAAATCCAGTTTGCTTATGGGTCGGCAAAATTGTCTTCTGTTGATGTTGGTGTGTTGCGCAAGGTGTCGCTTGCCTGGAAAAAACATCGCAACGCCCATGTGATGGTGATTGGTCATGCGTCATCCAAGACCGAGAACATGTCATTGGCTGAACATGAAAAAGCCAACCGTATGATTTCCGAACGTCGTGCCTCGGCGGTGATCAATCAGTTGCTGGCACTCGGTGTTAACCCTGAGGCTGTTTATGTTTCGGCCGAAGGGGCGTCTGATCCCCGCTATTTTGAAGGGGTTCCGGCCGGTGAAGCCGGAAACCGCCGTGTTGAAATCTTTATGGATTATTGA
- a CDS encoding LL-diaminopimelate aminotransferase, whose product MSSEFHRVKRLPPYVFAEVNAMKAAARRAGEDIIDFGMGNPDPATPQHIVDKLVETVQNPRTHGYSMSRGIPGLRKALAAYYGRRFGVDVDPETETVVTIGSKEGLANLAAAITSPGDIILVPNPSYPIHAFGFIIAGAALRHIPIGHDDQGTFNAESFMEQLHRAVKHSVPKPSAVVLNFPANPTALTVDLNFYQEVVDFCCEHEIYILSDIAYSEIYFDGNPPPSILQVPRAKEIAVEFYSLSKTYSMAGWRIGFATGNKKLINALTRIKSYLDYGAFTPVQVAATAALNGPQDCVDEFRNLYRERRDIFIEGMQSAGWNVPSPQATMFAWAPIPDQFADLGSLDFSKLLLQEAGVAVAPGLGFGEYGDRHVRIALVENKHRIRQANRNIKQFFQKCPDAESARELLKKTV is encoded by the coding sequence ATGTCCTCTGAATTTCACCGCGTAAAACGTTTGCCGCCATATGTCTTCGCTGAAGTCAATGCGATGAAGGCGGCGGCGCGGCGAGCGGGGGAGGATATTATCGATTTTGGCATGGGCAACCCGGACCCGGCCACACCGCAGCATATTGTTGATAAACTGGTGGAAACGGTGCAAAACCCGCGCACGCATGGCTATTCCATGTCGCGTGGTATTCCTGGTTTGCGCAAGGCACTGGCGGCCTATTATGGCCGTCGTTTTGGCGTGGATGTGGACCCGGAAACCGAAACCGTTGTTACTATTGGCTCCAAGGAAGGGCTTGCCAACCTGGCCGCTGCCATCACCAGCCCGGGTGATATCATTTTGGTGCCGAACCCCAGCTATCCGATTCATGCTTTTGGTTTCATCATTGCCGGGGCCGCATTGCGGCATATTCCCATCGGGCATGATGATCAGGGCACCTTTAATGCCGAAAGCTTTATGGAGCAGCTTCACCGGGCGGTAAAACATTCCGTGCCCAAGCCCAGTGCGGTGGTGTTGAACTTCCCGGCCAATCCGACGGCGTTGACGGTTGATCTCAATTTCTATCAGGAAGTGGTCGATTTCTGCTGCGAGCATGAAATTTATATTCTGTCGGATATCGCCTATTCCGAAATCTATTTCGATGGCAATCCGCCGCCCTCGATTTTGCAGGTTCCGCGGGCCAAGGAAATTGCCGTTGAATTTTATTCACTGTCGAAAACCTATTCGATGGCGGGGTGGCGTATCGGTTTTGCCACCGGTAATAAAAAGCTGATCAATGCGCTGACACGCATTAAATCCTATCTGGATTATGGGGCATTTACCCCGGTGCAGGTGGCGGCAACGGCGGCGTTGAACGGCCCGCAGGATTGTGTGGATGAATTTCGCAATCTGTACCGCGAACGGCGCGATATTTTCATTGAAGGTATGCAGTCCGCAGGGTGGAATGTGCCCTCGCCGCAGGCGACCATGTTTGCCTGGGCGCCGATTCCGGATCAGTTTGCCGATTTGGGATCGCTTGATTTTTCCAAGCTGTTATTGCAGGAAGCCGGGGTGGCTGTGGCACCGGGCCTTGGCTTTGGCGAATATGGCGATCGCCATGTGCGTATTGCCCTGGTGGAAAACAAACACCGCATCCGCCAGGCCAATCGCAATATCAAACAGTTCTTTCAGAAATGTCCTGATGCAGAATCTGCACGGGAACTGTTGAAGAAAACCGTCTGA
- a CDS encoding homoserine dehydrogenase: protein MQNVVKIGVAGLGTVGAGTVKLLSEHRDNLTDRSGSPMIVTAVSARDRTRDRGFSTDGLTWYEDARDLAQDANVDVIVETIGGSDGIAYELCKIALEAGKHVVTANKALIALHGVELARIADANNVTIAYEAAVAGGIPVIKALREGLSGNVVSRVTGILNGTCNYILTTMREQGRDFTDVLAEAQKLGYAEADPSFDVDGIDAAHKLAILTSLAFGVEVDFDAIAVEGIRCVSALDIHMAEELGYRIKLLGIAKQTAEGIEQRVSPVLVDRTTQISKVEGVFNAVALEGDYVGPVILQGRGAGERPTASAVVADLVDIAAGRKTPVFGVAAERLKKNVRAPIEKHIGAYYLRLMVWDRPGVMAEVTAALARNGVSMASMIQQGRAETEGGVVPVVFITHETNEGSMLEALAEITAFESNSQPPVLMRIENFAS, encoded by the coding sequence GTGCAAAACGTCGTTAAAATCGGTGTGGCAGGCCTGGGTACGGTCGGTGCCGGAACCGTTAAACTGCTGAGTGAACATAGAGACAATCTGACGGACCGTTCCGGGTCTCCGATGATTGTGACAGCAGTATCGGCGCGCGATCGAACTCGGGACCGTGGTTTTTCAACCGATGGGCTGACCTGGTACGAAGATGCCCGCGATCTTGCACAGGATGCCAATGTTGACGTGATTGTCGAAACCATTGGCGGTTCCGATGGCATAGCCTATGAATTGTGTAAAATCGCGCTTGAGGCGGGCAAGCACGTTGTGACGGCCAACAAGGCCCTGATTGCCCTGCATGGTGTGGAACTGGCCCGCATTGCGGATGCCAATAATGTCACCATCGCCTATGAGGCCGCTGTTGCTGGTGGCATCCCCGTAATCAAGGCCCTGCGCGAAGGCTTGTCGGGTAATGTGGTGTCGCGTGTGACCGGTATTTTGAACGGGACATGCAACTATATCCTGACGACCATGCGTGAACAGGGCCGCGATTTTACCGATGTTCTGGCCGAAGCCCAAAAGCTGGGCTATGCCGAGGCCGATCCCAGCTTTGACGTGGATGGCATTGATGCGGCGCATAAGCTGGCGATTTTGACCAGCCTGGCCTTTGGCGTTGAGGTTGATTTTGATGCCATTGCCGTTGAAGGCATTCGCTGTGTTTCTGCCCTGGATATCCATATGGCCGAAGAATTGGGCTATCGCATCAAATTGCTGGGTATCGCAAAGCAGACCGCCGAAGGCATTGAACAGCGCGTTTCGCCAGTGCTGGTGGATCGCACCACCCAGATTTCCAAGGTCGAAGGCGTTTTTAACGCCGTTGCCCTGGAAGGCGATTATGTCGGCCCGGTGATTTTGCAGGGGCGCGGTGCAGGGGAACGCCCGACAGCATCGGCCGTTGTTGCCGACCTGGTAGACATTGCCGCAGGTCGCAAAACGCCGGTTTTTGGTGTTGCGGCGGAACGCCTTAAAAAGAATGTACGCGCGCCAATCGAAAAGCATATCGGGGCTTATTATTTACGCCTGATGGTTTGGGATCGGCCGGGTGTGATGGCCGAAGTGACCGCAGCACTGGCGCGTAATGGTGTTTCGATGGCGTCCATGATCCAGCAGGGCCGGGCGGAAACCGAAGGCGGTGTTGTGCCGGTGGTTTTCATCACCCACGAAACCAACGAAGGATCGATGCTTGAGGCGCTGGCGGAGATTACCGCCTTTGAAAGCAATTCGCAGCCGCCGGTTTTGATGCGTATTGAAAATTTCGCGTCGTAA
- the glpX gene encoding class II fructose-bisphosphatase: MDRNLALETVRVTEAAALACSGLMGRGDEKAADQAAVDAMRNALNSLDIRGTVVIGEGERDEAPMLYIGEEVGSGEGPEIDIALDPLEGTTICATGGPNSLAVVAMAEKGGFLNAPDTYMQKIAVGGGLPDDVIDLDATAGENLKSLAQAKGCDVSDLVACILNRPRHEELIAKTREAGARIMLIDDGDVAGVIATSQKTSGIDIYMGTGGAPEGVLAAAALRCIGGQFQGRLLFRNDDEVARAHKWGIEDLNRKYTLMELAKGNVMFAATGVTDGAMLRGVRRFAQGAETESIVMRSQSGTVRYIRAVHDFSRKVWYK; encoded by the coding sequence ATGGATCGAAATCTTGCGCTTGAAACAGTACGCGTCACCGAAGCAGCTGCACTGGCCTGCTCGGGGTTGATGGGACGCGGCGATGAAAAGGCTGCGGACCAGGCCGCAGTCGATGCCATGCGCAATGCGCTGAACAGCCTTGATATTCGCGGCACAGTCGTGATTGGCGAAGGCGAGCGCGACGAAGCGCCGATGCTTTATATCGGTGAAGAAGTTGGCAGCGGCGAAGGCCCGGAAATCGATATCGCGCTGGACCCGCTTGAAGGCACCACCATTTGTGCAACCGGCGGTCCGAACTCGCTGGCTGTAGTGGCAATGGCGGAAAAGGGCGGCTTTTTGAACGCGCCTGATACCTATATGCAGAAAATTGCCGTTGGCGGTGGCCTGCCCGATGACGTGATTGACCTTGACGCAACGGCGGGTGAAAACCTGAAAAGCCTGGCCCAGGCCAAAGGTTGCGATGTTTCCGACCTGGTGGCTTGTATCCTGAACCGTCCGCGCCATGAAGAACTGATCGCCAAGACCCGCGAAGCGGGCGCGCGTATCATGTTAATCGATGATGGCGACGTGGCCGGCGTAATTGCGACCTCGCAAAAAACTTCGGGTATCGATATTTATATGGGAACTGGTGGGGCACCGGAAGGTGTGCTGGCGGCTGCCGCACTGCGTTGCATTGGCGGGCAGTTCCAGGGCCGTTTGTTGTTCCGCAACGATGATGAAGTTGCCCGTGCCCATAAATGGGGTATCGAGGATTTGAACCGTAAATATACCCTGATGGAACTTGCCAAGGGCAATGTCATGTTTGCCGCCACCGGTGTGACCGACGGGGCCATGCTGCGCGGTGTGCGCCGTTTTGCCCAGGGGGCTGAAACCGAATCAATCGTGATGCGCAGCCAGAGCGGTACCGTGCGGTATATTCGTGCCGTTCACGATTTCAGCCGCAAGGTCTGGTATAAATAA
- a CDS encoding Hsp70 family protein, with protein sequence MSEIIAMDFGTTNSVLAVADEAGNVQSASFDVGNSHFDTYRTILYLWQEQDIRVAGSMPQLRSCSGPFAIEEYQRESQDCRLIQSIKSYLAAKDFEGTEIFGNAFSLEDLISLFLNQIHHNAENQLGHLGRRVISGRPVAFAGARPDNAFAEARLRASYEQAGFEVEAMVYEPLAASYYYGRTLDRPETVLVADFGGGTSDFSVIRFEPGKGVAGVKALAHTGLGIAGDSFDYRIIQNAIWPRLGFGTNYRAMGGTLPVPRQYYTAFARWHYLSMMHNQRTMTDLQAIIRTAESADDIADLVTIIEDELGFFLYQSVSKAKAELSSEGETRLQFKHNGVEIDEKLTRADFESWISPDIADIEKAAKDCLDQAGLQASDISKVFMTGGTSYVPAVRRLFEDGFGKERVEIGQPFLSVAHGLAMIAADENIV encoded by the coding sequence ATGTCCGAAATAATCGCAATGGATTTTGGCACCACCAATTCTGTTCTTGCCGTGGCGGACGAAGCAGGAAATGTGCAATCCGCCAGCTTTGACGTCGGCAATTCCCATTTTGATACCTATCGCACCATTTTGTACCTTTGGCAGGAACAGGATATTCGTGTTGCGGGTTCGATGCCGCAACTGCGCAGCTGTTCCGGTCCCTTTGCGATCGAGGAATATCAGCGCGAAAGCCAGGACTGCCGACTGATCCAGTCGATCAAATCCTATCTGGCCGCCAAGGATTTTGAAGGCACGGAAATTTTTGGCAATGCCTTCTCGCTTGAAGACCTGATTTCGCTGTTTTTAAATCAGATCCACCATAACGCCGAAAACCAGCTGGGGCATTTGGGGCGCCGGGTTATTTCCGGCCGTCCGGTTGCCTTTGCCGGTGCCCGCCCCGACAATGCCTTTGCCGAGGCGCGCTTGCGCGCATCCTATGAGCAGGCGGGTTTTGAGGTCGAGGCAATGGTGTATGAACCCCTGGCCGCGTCCTATTATTATGGGCGGACACTGGACCGGCCCGAAACCGTTTTGGTTGCCGACTTTGGCGGGGGTACCAGTGACTTTTCAGTCATTCGGTTTGAACCAGGCAAAGGGGTAGCCGGTGTCAAGGCGCTGGCCCATACGGGTCTTGGCATTGCAGGCGACAGTTTTGACTATCGCATCATCCAGAATGCCATTTGGCCGCGTTTGGGCTTTGGCACCAATTACCGGGCAATGGGCGGTACTTTGCCGGTTCCACGGCAATATTACACTGCCTTTGCCCGCTGGCATTACCTGTCGATGATGCACAACCAGCGTACCATGACCGATTTGCAGGCCATTATTCGCACCGCAGAAAGTGCCGACGATATTGCCGATCTTGTCACCATTATCGAGGATGAACTGGGCTTTTTCCTGTATCAGTCGGTGTCCAAGGCCAAGGCTGAATTGTCGTCCGAAGGGGAAACGCGGCTGCAATTCAAACATAATGGCGTTGAAATTGACGAAAAACTGACCCGTGCCGATTTTGAAAGCTGGATCAGCCCCGATATTGCCGACATTGAGAAGGCCGCCAAAGACTGCCTTGATCAGGCAGGGTTGCAGGCTTCTGATATTTCAAAAGTCTTCATGACCGGCGGTACATCTTATGTGCCAGCTGTACGCCGCCTGTTTGAAGACGGGTTTGGCAAAGAACGGGTTGAAATTGGCCAGCCTTTCCTGTCGGTCGCACATGGCTTGGCGATGATTGCAGCAGACGAGAATATCGTTTGA
- a CDS encoding TetR/AcrR family transcriptional regulator, whose translation MKDKQAHLIDTAIKLFARDGISVSTAKLAAEAGVSNGTLFNYFPTKQQLIDSVYLAIKQDIAEHVLASLGREMSVKEVMFGIWQGYIQWALRNPLGHEVSNLLKAARVLSAAALEQADAIFELKVEKMREGVAARELVELPVDYICELSTVQICVAVDFLRRQNLDAVEIGKHIHRSFDVFWDGIKA comes from the coding sequence ATGAAAGACAAGCAGGCACATCTGATCGATACGGCAATCAAGCTGTTTGCCCGCGATGGCATATCGGTTTCCACGGCAAAACTTGCAGCGGAAGCCGGTGTGTCAAACGGGACGCTGTTTAATTATTTTCCAACCAAACAGCAGTTGATTGACAGTGTTTATCTGGCAATCAAACAGGATATTGCCGAACATGTGCTTGCCAGTCTTGGTCGGGAAATGTCGGTAAAAGAGGTCATGTTTGGCATCTGGCAGGGCTATATTCAATGGGCTTTGCGTAATCCGCTGGGGCATGAGGTCTCAAATTTGCTGAAAGCCGCCCGTGTTCTCAGTGCCGCGGCACTGGAGCAGGCCGATGCGATTTTTGAACTGAAAGTCGAAAAAATGCGGGAAGGTGTCGCCGCCCGGGAACTGGTTGAATTACCGGTGGATTATATTTGCGAACTTTCAACAGTGCAGATTTGTGTCGCAGTTGATTTCTTGCGACGGCAAAATCTTGATGCCGTTGAAATCGGCAAACATATCCATCGCAGTTTTGACGTGTTCTGGGACGGTATCAAGGCGTGA
- a CDS encoding NAD(P)-dependent alcohol dehydrogenase, whose amino-acid sequence MQVAAYGAKSATSDLEPLTIERRQTGAHDVAIEIDYCGVCHSDLHMARNDWGIAMYPVVPGHEIVGRVTDVGAHVKGFKPGDLVGVGCMVDSCQSCPSCEEGLEQYCENGMTGTYNGEDKVLGGQTFGGYSGKVVVNEKFVLRISDNLDTKAVAPLLCAGITTWSPLRQWNVKKGDKVGVVGLGGLGHMGVKFAAALGAHVVMITTSVAKGEDAKRLGAHEVLVSKDEDAMTAHAGSFDFLLNTIPVKHDLNPYIGLLKRDATMVIVGAVEPLEGFHGAGLILGRKRIAGSLIGGIKETQEMLDFCAEHNITSDVEMIDMATINTAYERMQKSDVKYRFVIDMKSLQAAVA is encoded by the coding sequence ATGCAGGTTGCTGCTTATGGTGCCAAATCCGCAACGTCCGATCTGGAGCCGTTGACGATTGAACGTCGTCAAACCGGTGCGCATGACGTTGCCATCGAGATTGATTATTGCGGTGTTTGCCATTCCGATTTGCATATGGCGCGCAATGATTGGGGTATTGCCATGTATCCGGTGGTGCCGGGGCATGAAATTGTGGGTCGTGTGACCGATGTTGGCGCCCATGTCAAAGGTTTCAAGCCGGGTGATCTGGTGGGTGTGGGCTGTATGGTTGATAGCTGTCAGTCCTGTCCGTCGTGCGAGGAAGGGCTGGAACAATATTGTGAAAACGGTATGACCGGCACCTATAATGGCGAAGACAAAGTGCTGGGAGGTCAGACCTTTGGTGGATATTCCGGCAAGGTGGTTGTGAACGAAAAATTCGTTCTGCGCATTTCTGACAACTTGGATACCAAGGCGGTTGCGCCGCTTTTGTGTGCCGGTATCACAACCTGGTCGCCGCTGCGCCAGTGGAATGTGAAAAAAGGCGACAAGGTTGGTGTGGTCGGGCTTGGTGGCCTCGGCCATATGGGCGTTAAATTCGCTGCCGCGCTGGGTGCACATGTTGTGATGATCACGACATCGGTTGCCAAGGGCGAAGATGCCAAGCGTCTTGGGGCGCATGAAGTTCTTGTTTCAAAGGACGAGGATGCGATGACTGCCCATGCGGGCAGCTTTGACTTTTTGCTGAATACCATCCCCGTCAAGCATGACCTGAACCCGTATATCGGTCTTTTGAAACGTGATGCGACGATGGTGATTGTCGGTGCGGTCGAACCGCTGGAAGGTTTCCACGGCGCCGGGCTGATTTTGGGCCGCAAACGTATTGCCGGTTCATTGATTGGCGGTATCAAGGAAACGCAGGAAATGCTCGATTTCTGTGCGGAACACAACATCACATCCGATGTTGAAATGATCGATATGGCCACTATCAACACGGCCTATGAACGCATGCAGAAATCCGATGTCAAATATCGGTTTGTGATCGATATGAAGTCGCTTCAGGCAGCTGTTGCCTGA